Within the Flavobacterium sp. 9R genome, the region TACGCCAAACTTTTGCTCCTCGTCTACAATCAACAAACCTAAATCTTTGAAGACCACATTTTTGTTGACCAATTGGTGCGTACCAATAAGAATATCTAATTTTCCTTCAGCGAGTTGCTTTAGGGTTTCTGCTTTTTGCTTGGCGGTTCTAAAACGGTTCAAATAACCTACAGTCACAGGCATATCTTTCAAACGCTCGCTAAACGTTCGGAAATGTTGGTAGGCCAAAATCGTGGTGGGTACCAAAACCGCCACTTGTTTGCTATTGTCCACTGCTTTGAAAGCGGCACGAATCGCCACTTCGGTTTTACCAAAACCTACATCCCCACAGACCAATCGGTCCATTGGGCGTTCGCTTTCCATATCGGCTTTGACATCCTGAGTCGATTTTACTTGGTCAGGGGTGTCTTCGTAGATAAACGAACTTTCCAACTCGTTTTGCAAATAACTATCGGGTGCAAATTGAAAGCCTTTTTCCAAGCGACGTTTGGCGTACAACTGAATCAAATTGAACGCAATATGTTTGACTCTCGCTTTGGTTTTTTGTTTTAAAACTTTCCAAGCATTCGAGCCTAATTTGTAAATTTTGGGAGGTGTTCCGTCTTTGCCGTTGTATTTGGAGATTTTGTGTAGCGAATGAATGCTCACATACACAATGTCATTATCGGCATACACCAACTTAATCGCTTCTTGGTTTTTGCCTTCGACCTGTATTTTTTGCAAGCCTCCGAATTTCCCAATTCCGTGGTCAATATGCGTCACGTAATCGCCAACCGAAAGTGAGGTCAGTTCTTTGAGCGTTAAATTTTGCTTTTTCGAATAGCCGTTTTTGATGCTGAATTTGTGATAGCGCTCAAAAATCTGGTGGTCGGTGTAACAGGCTATTTGGTTTTCTTCATCGATAAAGCCTTGATACATTGGCAACACGATAGTATGGTATTGCTTTCGAATGTTTTCGGCATTGGCTTCATCTAATGACTCAAAAATATCGTGAAAGCGTTTGACTTGTCCGTCATTGGAACAAAATAAATAATTTTTGTAACCGTTGAAATGGTTTTCGTTCAGGTTATTCAATAACAAATCGAATTGTTTGTTGAATGACGGTTGTGGCTGAAAATGAAAAGGAAACGTTTTTGTGGTTTTGAAAACCGCTTTACTCCCCCATTCTACGACCGAAAAATCCAAAGCACGTTTGATGAAACTGGCTTGGTTCAAGAATAACTGCTCTGGTGTGGAGCGTTTGATTTCTTGGGATAATTTTGCGAAAGCTTCTTCGGCCTTGCCAAATTGTTTGTCTAAATCAGCTAACAACAACTCGGTATTTTGAATAAAAATCACCGTTTGTGGCGAAATATAATCTAGAAAAGATTCCCGATTTTCTTGAAAAAAGGAGTTTTCTACATTGGGAATAATCGTGATTTTTTTCTTAGTCTCAATCGACAATTGGGTGGCGACATCAAAGGTTCGGATACTTTCGACTTCGTTGCCAAAAAACTCGATGCGGTACGGATTATCATTCGAAAACGAAAAGACGTCTACAATTCCTCCGCGCACGGAAAATTCTCCGGGTTCGGTAATAAAATCGACTCTTTTGAACTCGTATTCAAACAACACCTCGTTGATAAAATCGATAGAAATCTTATCATTAACGGCGACTTTCAAAGTGTTCTTGTCCAATTCCTTTCGGGTAACCACTTTTTCAAAAAGCGCTTCGGGATAAGTGACAATTACAGCTGGTTTTTTACGCGAATTGATGCGGTTCAACACCTCAGCGCGCAACAGTACATTGGCGTTGTCGGTTTCTTCTATTTGATACGGTCTTCGGAAAGAGGCGGGATAAAACAACACATCTTTTTCGCCCACCAATTGCTCCATATCGTTCAAGTAATACGCTGCTTCCTCTTTGTTATTGAACACCAACAAAAAAGGCAATTCGGTTTGGGTAAATAACGAACGCGTCACAAATGAGAATCCTGAACCTAACAAACCTGTCAAATGCCATTTGCTGGCGGGTTGCACCGTCAAACTCGAACTTATTTGAATACACTTGGGTGATTTCTCGTAGGTACTGTATAAAATTGGCTTACTCAACGCGTGGGGTATTTTGTGAAGGTGGCATACTAGATGGAATCGCTCTTGCAGTATCTCTTATCATTTGTAACATTTCAGACTCTCCCGCTTCAACAGGTATCTTACTTTTTACATCAATCTTGTCCATTTCGCGTTGCAAAGCAATCAATTCCAAGTTAATTTCAGCAACTTGTTTGACTACTTTTTTATGTGGAATTTGAGTCAAATGCAAGTACATATCCAACAAACTTACATTGGTTATCAAAATCGAAATCCTGCTTTTGATGGCGGGATTGTTGTATTGTCCTGGAATATTATCTTTTAATTCCAACGCTTTTTTGGTCAATACTTTGGATTTCTTTTGAAAAGCACTAATTGAACTTTTTGGTTTCTGTGACAATTCATCCATAAACGTACGCCATTGTGGCCAAAAAGACATACTATTTTCAGCAACTGCATTTATTGGCGCAGACTGAAAAACCCAGCCTTTGTTGATATTGGTAAAAATGATTTCGTTTTTTTGGGCTTCCTTTTTTTGGGCTTCCATTCGGAGTTTGTTGTCATCGTTGCAAGAAGACAAAAAAAGTACGACTACAAAAAGGAACCAGAATTGGTGTTTCATCTGAAGAATATATTAAAAGCACAAAGTTACAAAGTAAATTTAAGTTATTGGTTTCCGGATTTTCTCTTTTCTGAATCTATCCTCGAATTTATGAATGTTGTATTCTTTTGTGTTGTTTCTATTTTTTTAAAGATTAATCTGAGTTCAATTACATTTTTTTATTAAATTTATTGTCATTTTTGCGAAATCGATATTTTTAAGATAAATTCCTATCTTTGTTCTTTTAAAACGGCAACTTATGAATCCAAAAATATTAATCATTGGCGCGTGTGGTCAAATCGGAACCGAACTGACCCAAAAATTGAGAAAAATTTACGGTACCGAGAACGTCATCGCTTCCGATATTCGAAAACTGAATGTAGATGTGGTCAACTCGGGTCCTTTTGAAGTCATCAATGCGCTCGATTTTAACCAAATCGAACATTTAGTCGAAGTGCACCAAATCACCGATGTCTATTTGATGGCCGCTTTGCTCTCGGCTACTGCCGAAAAAAACCCAGCCTTTGCTTGGGATTTGAATATGAATTCCTTGTTTCACGTCCTGAATTTGGCCAAAGCCGGAAAAATCAAAAAAATATTTTGGCCTTCAAGTATTGCGGTTTTCGGACCTACTACTCCCAAAGAAAACACGCCTCAATACACCATAATGGAGCCTTCGACCGTGTATGGCATTAGCAAACAATCAGGCGAAAGATGGTGCGAATACTACCATAATATTTTTGGCGTAGACGTGCGCAGTATCCGTTATCCGGGCTTGATTAGCTGGTCTTCACCTCCGGGCGGCGGTACTACGGATTATGCGGTAGACATTTACCACAAAGCCCTCGAAAACCAATCGTACGAATGTTTCTTGTCGGCCGAAACCAAAATGCCTATGATGTATATGGACGACGCTATTGCGGCTACCATCCAAATTATGCAGGCGCCAGCGGAGCAAATCAAAATTCGTTCGTCGTATAACTTGGCCGCTATGAGTTTTACACCCACCGAAATCGCTGCCGAAATCCAAAAGCACATTCCTGATTTCACCATCAGCTATGCACCCGATTTCCGTCAAAAAATTGCCGACAGTTGGCCTGCCATCATCGACGACAGCCGAGCGCGCGAAGATTGGGGTTGGAACCACCATTTTGCCCTCGACAATATGACGGTAGATATGCTCGAACATTTGAAATAAAACGGCAACTGGCTGATGTTTTCGAACATATAAGTCATTGAAGTTTTTCTTATAATAGTAAGCAGAAAGTAGCGCATAGAAGTTGTATTCGTGGCTGCATTTTTA harbors:
- the mfd gene encoding transcription-repair coupling factor; translated protein: MSKPILYSTYEKSPKCIQISSSLTVQPASKWHLTGLLGSGFSFVTRSLFTQTELPFLLVFNNKEEAAYYLNDMEQLVGEKDVLFYPASFRRPYQIEETDNANVLLRAEVLNRINSRKKPAVIVTYPEALFEKVVTRKELDKNTLKVAVNDKISIDFINEVLFEYEFKRVDFITEPGEFSVRGGIVDVFSFSNDNPYRIEFFGNEVESIRTFDVATQLSIETKKKITIIPNVENSFFQENRESFLDYISPQTVIFIQNTELLLADLDKQFGKAEEAFAKLSQEIKRSTPEQLFLNQASFIKRALDFSVVEWGSKAVFKTTKTFPFHFQPQPSFNKQFDLLLNNLNENHFNGYKNYLFCSNDGQVKRFHDIFESLDEANAENIRKQYHTIVLPMYQGFIDEENQIACYTDHQIFERYHKFSIKNGYSKKQNLTLKELTSLSVGDYVTHIDHGIGKFGGLQKIQVEGKNQEAIKLVYADNDIVYVSIHSLHKISKYNGKDGTPPKIYKLGSNAWKVLKQKTKARVKHIAFNLIQLYAKRRLEKGFQFAPDSYLQNELESSFIYEDTPDQVKSTQDVKADMESERPMDRLVCGDVGFGKTEVAIRAAFKAVDNSKQVAVLVPTTILAYQHFRTFSERLKDMPVTVGYLNRFRTAKQKAETLKQLAEGKLDILIGTHQLVNKNVVFKDLGLLIVDEEQKFGVNVKDKLKTIAANVDTLTLTATPIPRTLQFSLMAARDLSVITTPPPNRYPIETHVVGFNEETIRDAISYEIQRNGQVYFINNRIENIKEIAGMIQRLVPNARVGIGHGQMDGKKLEELMLAFMNGEFDVLVATTIIESGLDVPNANTIFINNANNFGLSDLHQMRGRVGRSNKKAFCYFICPPYSAMTEEARKRIQALEQFSELGSGFNIAMKDLEIRGAGDLLGGEQSGFINEIGFDTYQKIMNEAIEELKENEFKDLYPEENNIETKQYVKDLQLDTDFELLFPDEYINTVSERLLLYNELGEVKNEEELTVFINKLIDRFGPLPARANALMNSIRIKWIATRVGIEKLVLKQGKMIGYFVSDQQSDFYQSNRFNKVLDFVQKHPNLCKMKEKQTPAGLRLLLTFDNAKTTRRCLELMELLGGEK
- a CDS encoding L-threonine 3-dehydrogenase, which codes for MNPKILIIGACGQIGTELTQKLRKIYGTENVIASDIRKLNVDVVNSGPFEVINALDFNQIEHLVEVHQITDVYLMAALLSATAEKNPAFAWDLNMNSLFHVLNLAKAGKIKKIFWPSSIAVFGPTTPKENTPQYTIMEPSTVYGISKQSGERWCEYYHNIFGVDVRSIRYPGLISWSSPPGGGTTDYAVDIYHKALENQSYECFLSAETKMPMMYMDDAIAATIQIMQAPAEQIKIRSSYNLAAMSFTPTEIAAEIQKHIPDFTISYAPDFRQKIADSWPAIIDDSRAREDWGWNHHFALDNMTVDMLEHLK